One Caenibius sp. WL genomic window, AGCCCGAATGTGTCGGTCCTGCTGGGAAAGACGAAGACATCCGCCCCGGCATAGCAGGCCGCGAGCGCCTGCCCGCTTTGCGAACCGAGGAACACCGTCTCGGGAAACCGGGCCTGCAACCGCGCGCGCGCCGGGCCGTCCCCCACCACCACTTTCGCGCCCGGATGCGGGTTGGCGAGAAACGCCTCGATGTTCTTTTCCACCGAGACCCGCCCGACATAGAGCTGGATCGGGCGTTCAAGTTTTCCGAACAGATCCGGCGGGGCGGCAGCCGGGGTGAAATGGGTAAGGTCCACCCCCCGGCTCCACGGATAGAGCCGGGTCAGGCCCTGTTCGCGCAGTTGCGCCCTGACCGATTCCGTCGCCACCATGATCCCGGCGGAAGGGCGGTGGAACCAGCGGATATAGGGCCAGAACGTCGCGGCGGGCAGGCGCGTGCGGCGGGCGAGATAATCGGGGAACTGGGTATGATAGGCAGTGGTGAAGGATACACCGCGCCGCAGGCAATAGCGGCGCGCCGCCAGCCCCAGCGGCCCTTCGGTGGCGAT contains:
- a CDS encoding glycosyltransferase family 1 protein — its product is MRIAIVTDAWTPQVNGVVRTLTTLAGVLRGWGHDIRVISPDRFRSLPCPSYPEIRLALARQGAVGAWLDRAAPDAIHIATEGPLGLAARRYCLRRGVSFTTAYHTQFPDYLARRTRLPAATFWPYIRWFHRPSAGIMVATESVRAQLREQGLTRLYPWSRGVDLTHFTPAAAPPDLFGKLERPIQLYVGRVSVEKNIEAFLANPHPGAKVVVGDGPARARLQARFPETVFLGSQSGQALAACYAGADVFVFPSRTDTFGLVMIEALACGTPVAAYPVQGPCDILTPAVGAVDERLDHAIAAALTRDRASCAAYGASFTWEASARQFVAALACDPLAAAHGALAA